A region from the Agrococcus sp. SL85 genome encodes:
- a CDS encoding Ppx/GppA phosphatase family protein produces MTPPGDPAIGPGARLGVLDIGSNTVHLLIVDVARGGRPVPTRSHKVTLRLMRFLVDGAISAEGVDALLEAIGACTAIARQEALDDFVVIATSAIREAENGEQVVARIEREAEVSLDILSGADEASLTFLAVRRWFGWSAGRILLFDIGGGSLEIAAGDDEVPRIATSVPLGAGRSTVGFFHADPPSVADQRALRLYAKAVLEDAVAAARPVGRPDHVVGSSKTIRSLAKLAGNTMPGVGGADRVVLRRDQLDDWVPRLARMDAPSRAALPGITPDRTFQIVAGGIVLSEAMRAFGAKELDVSPWALREGRLLQMLDRL; encoded by the coding sequence ATGACGCCTCCCGGTGACCCCGCGATCGGCCCCGGCGCGCGCCTCGGCGTGCTCGACATCGGGTCGAACACCGTGCACCTCCTCATCGTCGACGTCGCGCGCGGCGGCCGGCCGGTGCCGACGCGATCGCACAAGGTGACGCTGCGGCTCATGCGCTTCCTCGTCGACGGCGCGATCAGCGCCGAGGGCGTCGACGCGCTGCTCGAGGCGATCGGTGCGTGCACCGCCATCGCGCGGCAGGAGGCGCTCGACGACTTCGTCGTCATCGCCACGAGCGCGATCCGCGAGGCCGAGAACGGCGAGCAGGTCGTCGCGCGCATCGAGCGCGAGGCCGAGGTGTCGCTCGACATCCTCTCCGGCGCCGACGAGGCGAGCCTCACGTTCCTCGCCGTGCGCCGCTGGTTCGGGTGGTCCGCCGGCCGCATCCTGCTCTTCGACATCGGCGGCGGCTCGCTCGAGATCGCGGCGGGCGACGACGAGGTGCCGCGGATCGCCACCTCGGTGCCGCTCGGCGCCGGCCGCTCGACGGTGGGCTTCTTCCACGCCGACCCGCCCTCGGTGGCCGACCAGCGGGCGCTGCGGCTGTACGCGAAGGCGGTGCTCGAGGACGCCGTGGCGGCCGCGAGGCCGGTCGGCAGGCCCGACCACGTCGTCGGCTCGTCGAAGACCATCCGCTCGCTCGCGAAGCTCGCGGGCAACACGATGCCGGGCGTCGGCGGGGCCGACCGCGTGGTGCTGCGCCGCGACCAGCTCGACGACTGGGTGCCGCGGCTCGCGCGGATGGACGCGCCCTCCCGCGCCGCCCTGCCGGGCATCACGCCCGACCGCACGTTCCAGATCGTCGCGGGCGGCATCGTGCTCTCGGAGGCGATGCGTGCCTTCGGCGCGAAGGAGCTCGACGTGAGCCCGTGGGCGCTGCGCGAGGGCCGCCTGCTGCAGATGCTCGACCGGCTCTAG